The window AATCACCGACAAGGGCTCCATCAACCAGCGTGCGGTGCTGACCCATCGCGCCGCCCTGGTGGAGACACTTTACGCGGGTACCGATCCAGCCGTGCTGACCGTACAGCCTGCGCTCTCACCCGCTCATTGAGGAAGCATCAGACATGGCACAAGCAGCGTTCTACTCCAGCTTCAAGGACATCTGGCTCGTCGGCGGCGTGCGCACGCCCATGGTGGATTACTGCACCAGCTTCAGCCAGCTCTCGCCCACCGACATGGGCATCAAGGTGGCGCGTGAGGTATTGGCGCGCACTGGCATCGACCCGGCTGACATCGGCTCGGTGGTGGCCGGCAACATGGCCCCCGGCGACGCCTACCAGTACATGCTGCCGCGTCACATCGGCTTGTATGCCGGGGTGCCGATCAGCACGCCGGCCATCATGGTCCAGCGCATCTGCGGCACCGGCTTCGAACTGATCCGCCAGGCCGGCGACCAGATCGAGCGCGGCTATACCGAGGCGGCGCTGATCGTGGGCAGCGAATCGATGACGCGCAATCCCATTGCCGCCTTCGGTCATCGTAGCGGCTTTAAGCTGGGTGCACCGGTGGAATTCCAGGACTACATGTGGGAAGCGCTGGTCGATCCGGCCCCCGGCATCACCATGCCGCAGACGGCTGAGAACCTGGCGAAGAAGTACGGCATCACCCGCGCCGAGGTCGATGAATACGCGGCCTATTCCTTCGAGCGCGCCCTGAAGGCGCAAGCGGCGGGCTTCCACGCGGGCGAGATCGTGCCGGTGGTCAACGAGACCTTCCGCCTCGACGGCTACAACGACCGCCACATCAAGCTGCAGGGCAAGCTCAGCGAGGCCGCCGCCGATACCCATCCGCGCCCCTCCCCGGTGGAAGTGCTGGCCAAGCTGCGCACGCTCTATCCGGATGGCGTGCAGACCGGCGGCAACAGCTCGGCGCTGGTGGATGCGGCGGCCGCCACTATCGTCGCTTCCGGCGATTACGTACGCCGCAACGACAAGGCGCCGTTGGCCCGTGTGGTCGCAGCGGCGGTCGCGGGCGTGCCGCCGGAGATCATGGGCATCGGCCCGGTGCCGGCCATCCGCACCCTGCTGGAACGCAACGGCCTGACGGTGGCCGACATCGGCTGCTTCGAGATCAACGAAGCGCAAGGCGCACAGATCGTGGCGGTGGAACGTGAGCTGGGCATCGATCGCGAACGCCTCAACGTCAACGGCGGCGCCATTGCCCTGGGTCATCCGCTGGCGGCGACCGGCGTGCGCCTGTCGATCACCGCCGCGCGCGAGATGAATCGCCGGGGTGCGCGCTATTGCGTGGCGTCGGCTTGCATCGGCGGCGGCCAGGGCATTGCGCTGCTGCTGGAAAATCCCTCGGCTTCCCACTGATAGTCTCATTGAACAAGGACAGACTTCATGCAACTGCAAGGACAAGCCGCCCTGGTCACCGGCGGCGCCTCGGGACTGGGTGCAGAGACCGTGCGCCAGCTGGTACAGGCCGGCGCGCGTGTCTCCATCCTGGACGTCAACATGGAAGCGGCCCAGGCCCTGGCCGATGAACTGCGCTGCCACGCCGTGCGCTGCGACATCACCGACAGCGACTCGGTGGAGACCGCACTCCAGGCAGCCCAGCAAACCAACGGCGCACCGCGCATCCTCATCAACTGCGCC is drawn from Herbaspirillum seropedicae and contains these coding sequences:
- a CDS encoding thiolase family protein — its product is MAQAAFYSSFKDIWLVGGVRTPMVDYCTSFSQLSPTDMGIKVAREVLARTGIDPADIGSVVAGNMAPGDAYQYMLPRHIGLYAGVPISTPAIMVQRICGTGFELIRQAGDQIERGYTEAALIVGSESMTRNPIAAFGHRSGFKLGAPVEFQDYMWEALVDPAPGITMPQTAENLAKKYGITRAEVDEYAAYSFERALKAQAAGFHAGEIVPVVNETFRLDGYNDRHIKLQGKLSEAAADTHPRPSPVEVLAKLRTLYPDGVQTGGNSSALVDAAAATIVASGDYVRRNDKAPLARVVAAAVAGVPPEIMGIGPVPAIRTLLERNGLTVADIGCFEINEAQGAQIVAVERELGIDRERLNVNGGAIALGHPLAATGVRLSITAAREMNRRGARYCVASACIGGGQGIALLLENPSASH